In Polyodon spathula isolate WHYD16114869_AA chromosome 39, ASM1765450v1, whole genome shotgun sequence, one genomic interval encodes:
- the LOC121304695 gene encoding uncharacterized protein LOC121304695 isoform X1: MRAGGTVFGALLLLWGPVSLTQVSVCEGSPEGGFTPELVEVHNRSVLRCINSCSQKNLSCYLVEGCQRPQAGEWTSSPYKLAVSIIYLEDRKGPGLQINFSLAPDANLLHVNRTVIEISMADRRHCATLQYTGSFTAQVNHRGEPWSFSYIACMTVKPGQSLSVSLYNMPYGYQPLTRSLQLPDCENPLMKEYAGELCPAILIHSRLSRGVLNVTYSSSLADPSYLVSLCVWNAHFCSSEDASTLAAPVKVAGQENSVIFHNITALPCLCIWVISKMPGLHHEGQDCPFRARFHLDVKVQPGPHSLLLQLSGFPRPCSLLLQTLLLHTDRGSGLLLNLTQPQDILVSGPHSQEFPLPPSLQYSWPVCIKVWAENIYKVPARIHCTSPVVAGRTGSRWLGVLPLFLVLVTVAACLLLHWKYKRKSSLFWELQRENMQLQQRVHSVRVLLLCSWDHPFFQAVVESLALFLHEECHCHVALDMWDRRGIAKLGPKAWLSEQLAVADRVVLVWSRGASLKWEAWSSGLEGEPGLVEPEFGDLFTPGLLHSVDSYLRSGEGRVCAVCFDSDSSRSGIPCCFRDEHVHSLMSGTRKFVKKLSHIKVDFRRTESGQKLQSKLKEFREYQRHSPTWFEDWHHGLQGAGLPKTTEDPSKVRRDAALLHGSESEATALEDASCSSSTGQAEEEEIAEIVKIAEIVETGLPSGQIENPLLQSRLSVSSGHGSLSLPESRLLPPKPEPFQDKELGAQVAC; this comes from the exons ATGAGAGCTGGTGGCACAGTGTTCGGGGCTCTGCTGCTGCTCTGGGGCCCTGTCTCACTGACCCAGGTCTCTGTTTGTGAGGGGAGCCCTGAAGGAGGTTTCACACCGGAGCTGGTCGAGGTGCACAACCGATCAGTCTTGAGATGCATCAACAGCTGCTCCCAGAAG AACCTGTCCTGTTACCTTGTTGAAG GCTGCCAGAGACCCCAGGCTGGAGAGTGGACGTCCTCTCCCTATAAGCTCGCCGTCTCCATCATCTACCTGGAGGACAGAAAAGGGCCTGGCCTGCAGATCAACTTCTCCCTGGCGCCAGATG CTAACCTCCTGCACGTGAACAGGACAGTGATCGAGATCTCCATGGCAGACAGGAGACACTGCGCGACGCTGCAGTACACAGGGAGCTTCACTGCACAGGTCAACCACAGGGGGGAGCCG TGGAGTTTCTCCTACATCGCCTGCATGACAGTGAAGCCTGGCCAGAGTCTGTCCGTCAGTCTGTACAACATGCCCTACGGGTACCAGCCCCTCACCCGCAGCCTGCAGCTGCCCG ACTGTGAAAACCCTCTGATGAAGGAATATGCTGGGGAGTTGTGCCCTG CTATCCTGATCCACAGCAGGCTGAGCCGGGGGGTGCTGAATGTCACCTACTCCAGCTCTCTGGCTGACCCCTCCTACCTCGTCTCACTGTGTGTCTGGAACGCACACTTCTGCAGCAGCGAGGACGCCAGCACCCTCGCC GCTCCGGTCAAGGTTGCTGGGCAAGAGAACAGTGTCATCTTCCACAACATTACAGCCCTGCCCTGCCTGTGCATTTGG gtcATCTCCAAGATGCCCGGTCTGCACCACGAAGGTCAGGACTGCCCTTTCAGGG CCCGTTTCCACCTGGATGTGAAGGTGCAGCCTGGACCTCACTCTCTGCTCCTGCAGCTCTCTGGCTTCCCCAGGCCCTGCTCCCTTCTGCTCCAGACTCTACTGCTCCACACGGACCGGGGTTCTGGACTGCTCCTCAACCTCACCCAGCCACAGGACATTCTG GTATCTGGTCCCCATTCTCAGGAGTTCCCCCTGCCTCCCTCTCTACAGTACAGCTGGCCTGTCTGCATCAag GTTTGGGCGGAGAATATCTACAAAGTGCCTGCGAGAATTCACTGCACCAGCCCCG TGGTGGCAGGCCGGACTGGTTCCAGGTGGCTTGGAGTTCTGCCCCTCTTCTTGGTGCTGGTCACCGTCGCAGCGTGCCTGCTTCTGCACTGGAAGT ACAAGCGAAAGTCCAGTCTGTTTTGGGAGCTCCAGAGAGAGAACATGCAGCTCCAGCAGCGTGTCCACTCAG TGCGAgtgctgctgctctgctcctgggaTCACCCTTTCTTCCAGGCTGTGGTAGAGTCCCTGGCCCTCTTCCTGCATGAGGAGTGCCACTGTCACGTGGCCCTGGATATGTGGGACCGCCGTGGCATAGCGAAGCTGGGCCCCAAGGCATGGTTGAGCGAGCAGCTGGCTGTGGCAGACAGAGTGGTTCTCGTCTGGTCCAGAGGAGCCTCCCTGAAGTGGGAGGCGTGGAGCTCGGGGCTGGAGGGGGAACCCGGCTTGGTGGAGCCCGAGTTTGGGGACCTGTTCACCCCAGGACTGCTCCACTCTGTGGACAGCTACCTGCGAAGTGGCGAGGGCAGGGTCTGCGCGGTGTGCTTTGACTCAGACAGCTCTCGCTCTGGGATACCCTGTTGCTTCAGAGACGAGCATGTTCACAGCCTGATGTCTGGCACTAGGAAGTTTGTAAAGAAGCTAAGCCACATCAAGGTGGATTTCAGGAGGACAGAGTCTGGTCAGAAGCTGCAGAGCAAACTGAAGGAGTTCAGGGAGTATCAGAGACACTCTCCGACGTGGTTCGAGGACTGGCACCATGGACTGCAGGGAGCAGGGCTTCCCAAAACCACAGAAGACCCAAGCAAGGTGAGGCGTGATGCAGCTCTTCTACACGGCTCCGAGTCTGAGGCAACAGCCTTGGAGGACGCTAGCTGTTCCAGCAGCACAGGCCAGGCTGAAGAGGAGGAGATAGCGGAGATAGTGAAGATAGCAGAGATAGTGGAGACAGGGCTGCCATCTGGACAGATTGAAAACCCTCTTCTGCAGAGTCGCCTGTCTGTGTCCTCTGGGCACGGCAGTCTTTCCCTCCCAGAATCCCGACTCCTTCCTCCCAAACCTGAGCCATTTCAGGACAAGGAGCTGGGGGCCCAGGTGGCTTGTTGA
- the LOC121304695 gene encoding uncharacterized protein LOC121304695 isoform X5 — protein sequence MADRRHCATLQYTGSFTAQVNHRGEPWSFSYIACMTVKPGQSLSVSLYNMPYGYQPLTRSLQLPDCENPLMKEYAGELCPAILIHSRLSRGVLNVTYSSSLADPSYLVSLCVWNAHFCSSEDASTLAAPVKVAGQENSVIFHNITALPCLCIWVISKMPGLHHEGQDCPFRARFHLDVKVQPGPHSLLLQLSGFPRPCSLLLQTLLLHTDRGSGLLLNLTQPQDILVSGPHSQEFPLPPSLQYSWPVCIKVWAENIYKVPARIHCTSPVVAGRTGSRWLGVLPLFLVLVTVAACLLLHWKYKRKSSLFWELQRENMQLQQRVHSVRVLLLCSWDHPFFQAVVESLALFLHEECHCHVALDMWDRRGIAKLGPKAWLSEQLAVADRVVLVWSRGASLKWEAWSSGLEGEPGLVEPEFGDLFTPGLLHSVDSYLRSGEGRVCAVCFDSDSSRSGIPCCFRDEHVHSLMSGTRKFVKKLSHIKVDFRRTESGQKLQSKLKEFREYQRHSPTWFEDWHHGLQGAGLPKTTEDPSKVRRDAALLHGSESEATALEDASCSSSTGQAEEEEIAEIVKIAEIVETGLPSGQIENPLLQSRLSVSSGHGSLSLPESRLLPPKPEPFQDKELGAQVAC from the exons ATGGCAGACAGGAGACACTGCGCGACGCTGCAGTACACAGGGAGCTTCACTGCACAGGTCAACCACAGGGGGGAGCCG TGGAGTTTCTCCTACATCGCCTGCATGACAGTGAAGCCTGGCCAGAGTCTGTCCGTCAGTCTGTACAACATGCCCTACGGGTACCAGCCCCTCACCCGCAGCCTGCAGCTGCCCG ACTGTGAAAACCCTCTGATGAAGGAATATGCTGGGGAGTTGTGCCCTG CTATCCTGATCCACAGCAGGCTGAGCCGGGGGGTGCTGAATGTCACCTACTCCAGCTCTCTGGCTGACCCCTCCTACCTCGTCTCACTGTGTGTCTGGAACGCACACTTCTGCAGCAGCGAGGACGCCAGCACCCTCGCC GCTCCGGTCAAGGTTGCTGGGCAAGAGAACAGTGTCATCTTCCACAACATTACAGCCCTGCCCTGCCTGTGCATTTGG gtcATCTCCAAGATGCCCGGTCTGCACCACGAAGGTCAGGACTGCCCTTTCAGGG CCCGTTTCCACCTGGATGTGAAGGTGCAGCCTGGACCTCACTCTCTGCTCCTGCAGCTCTCTGGCTTCCCCAGGCCCTGCTCCCTTCTGCTCCAGACTCTACTGCTCCACACGGACCGGGGTTCTGGACTGCTCCTCAACCTCACCCAGCCACAGGACATTCTG GTATCTGGTCCCCATTCTCAGGAGTTCCCCCTGCCTCCCTCTCTACAGTACAGCTGGCCTGTCTGCATCAag GTTTGGGCGGAGAATATCTACAAAGTGCCTGCGAGAATTCACTGCACCAGCCCCG TGGTGGCAGGCCGGACTGGTTCCAGGTGGCTTGGAGTTCTGCCCCTCTTCTTGGTGCTGGTCACCGTCGCAGCGTGCCTGCTTCTGCACTGGAAGT ACAAGCGAAAGTCCAGTCTGTTTTGGGAGCTCCAGAGAGAGAACATGCAGCTCCAGCAGCGTGTCCACTCAG TGCGAgtgctgctgctctgctcctgggaTCACCCTTTCTTCCAGGCTGTGGTAGAGTCCCTGGCCCTCTTCCTGCATGAGGAGTGCCACTGTCACGTGGCCCTGGATATGTGGGACCGCCGTGGCATAGCGAAGCTGGGCCCCAAGGCATGGTTGAGCGAGCAGCTGGCTGTGGCAGACAGAGTGGTTCTCGTCTGGTCCAGAGGAGCCTCCCTGAAGTGGGAGGCGTGGAGCTCGGGGCTGGAGGGGGAACCCGGCTTGGTGGAGCCCGAGTTTGGGGACCTGTTCACCCCAGGACTGCTCCACTCTGTGGACAGCTACCTGCGAAGTGGCGAGGGCAGGGTCTGCGCGGTGTGCTTTGACTCAGACAGCTCTCGCTCTGGGATACCCTGTTGCTTCAGAGACGAGCATGTTCACAGCCTGATGTCTGGCACTAGGAAGTTTGTAAAGAAGCTAAGCCACATCAAGGTGGATTTCAGGAGGACAGAGTCTGGTCAGAAGCTGCAGAGCAAACTGAAGGAGTTCAGGGAGTATCAGAGACACTCTCCGACGTGGTTCGAGGACTGGCACCATGGACTGCAGGGAGCAGGGCTTCCCAAAACCACAGAAGACCCAAGCAAGGTGAGGCGTGATGCAGCTCTTCTACACGGCTCCGAGTCTGAGGCAACAGCCTTGGAGGACGCTAGCTGTTCCAGCAGCACAGGCCAGGCTGAAGAGGAGGAGATAGCGGAGATAGTGAAGATAGCAGAGATAGTGGAGACAGGGCTGCCATCTGGACAGATTGAAAACCCTCTTCTGCAGAGTCGCCTGTCTGTGTCCTCTGGGCACGGCAGTCTTTCCCTCCCAGAATCCCGACTCCTTCCTCCCAAACCTGAGCCATTTCAGGACAAGGAGCTGGGGGCCCAGGTGGCTTGTTGA
- the LOC121304695 gene encoding uncharacterized protein LOC121304695 isoform X3: MRAGGTVFGALLLLWGPVSLTQVSVCEGSPEGGFTPELVEVHNRSVLRCINSCSQKNLSCYLVEGCQRPQAGEWTSSPYKLAVSIIYLEDRKGPGLQINFSLAPDANLLHVNRTVIEISMADRRHCATLQYTGSFTAQVNHRGEPWSFSYIACMTVKPGQSLSVSLYNMPYGYQPLTRSLQLPDCENPLMKEYAGELCPAILIHSRLSRGVLNVTYSSSLADPSYLVSLCVWNAHFCSSEDASTLAAPVKVAGQENSVIFHNITALPCLCIWVISKMPGLHHEGQDCPFRARFHLDVKVQPGPHSLLLQLSGFPRPCSLLLQTLLLHTDRGSGLLLNLTQPQDILYSWPVCIKVWAENIYKVPARIHCTSPVVAGRTGSRWLGVLPLFLVLVTVAACLLLHWKYKRKSSLFWELQRENMQLQQRVHSVRVLLLCSWDHPFFQAVVESLALFLHEECHCHVALDMWDRRGIAKLGPKAWLSEQLAVADRVVLVWSRGASLKWEAWSSGLEGEPGLVEPEFGDLFTPGLLHSVDSYLRSGEGRVCAVCFDSDSSRSGIPCCFRDEHVHSLMSGTRKFVKKLSHIKVDFRRTESGQKLQSKLKEFREYQRHSPTWFEDWHHGLQGAGLPKTTEDPSKVRRDAALLHGSESEATALEDASCSSSTGQAEEEEIAEIVKIAEIVETGLPSGQIENPLLQSRLSVSSGHGSLSLPESRLLPPKPEPFQDKELGAQVAC; the protein is encoded by the exons ATGAGAGCTGGTGGCACAGTGTTCGGGGCTCTGCTGCTGCTCTGGGGCCCTGTCTCACTGACCCAGGTCTCTGTTTGTGAGGGGAGCCCTGAAGGAGGTTTCACACCGGAGCTGGTCGAGGTGCACAACCGATCAGTCTTGAGATGCATCAACAGCTGCTCCCAGAAG AACCTGTCCTGTTACCTTGTTGAAG GCTGCCAGAGACCCCAGGCTGGAGAGTGGACGTCCTCTCCCTATAAGCTCGCCGTCTCCATCATCTACCTGGAGGACAGAAAAGGGCCTGGCCTGCAGATCAACTTCTCCCTGGCGCCAGATG CTAACCTCCTGCACGTGAACAGGACAGTGATCGAGATCTCCATGGCAGACAGGAGACACTGCGCGACGCTGCAGTACACAGGGAGCTTCACTGCACAGGTCAACCACAGGGGGGAGCCG TGGAGTTTCTCCTACATCGCCTGCATGACAGTGAAGCCTGGCCAGAGTCTGTCCGTCAGTCTGTACAACATGCCCTACGGGTACCAGCCCCTCACCCGCAGCCTGCAGCTGCCCG ACTGTGAAAACCCTCTGATGAAGGAATATGCTGGGGAGTTGTGCCCTG CTATCCTGATCCACAGCAGGCTGAGCCGGGGGGTGCTGAATGTCACCTACTCCAGCTCTCTGGCTGACCCCTCCTACCTCGTCTCACTGTGTGTCTGGAACGCACACTTCTGCAGCAGCGAGGACGCCAGCACCCTCGCC GCTCCGGTCAAGGTTGCTGGGCAAGAGAACAGTGTCATCTTCCACAACATTACAGCCCTGCCCTGCCTGTGCATTTGG gtcATCTCCAAGATGCCCGGTCTGCACCACGAAGGTCAGGACTGCCCTTTCAGGG CCCGTTTCCACCTGGATGTGAAGGTGCAGCCTGGACCTCACTCTCTGCTCCTGCAGCTCTCTGGCTTCCCCAGGCCCTGCTCCCTTCTGCTCCAGACTCTACTGCTCCACACGGACCGGGGTTCTGGACTGCTCCTCAACCTCACCCAGCCACAGGACATTCTG TACAGCTGGCCTGTCTGCATCAag GTTTGGGCGGAGAATATCTACAAAGTGCCTGCGAGAATTCACTGCACCAGCCCCG TGGTGGCAGGCCGGACTGGTTCCAGGTGGCTTGGAGTTCTGCCCCTCTTCTTGGTGCTGGTCACCGTCGCAGCGTGCCTGCTTCTGCACTGGAAGT ACAAGCGAAAGTCCAGTCTGTTTTGGGAGCTCCAGAGAGAGAACATGCAGCTCCAGCAGCGTGTCCACTCAG TGCGAgtgctgctgctctgctcctgggaTCACCCTTTCTTCCAGGCTGTGGTAGAGTCCCTGGCCCTCTTCCTGCATGAGGAGTGCCACTGTCACGTGGCCCTGGATATGTGGGACCGCCGTGGCATAGCGAAGCTGGGCCCCAAGGCATGGTTGAGCGAGCAGCTGGCTGTGGCAGACAGAGTGGTTCTCGTCTGGTCCAGAGGAGCCTCCCTGAAGTGGGAGGCGTGGAGCTCGGGGCTGGAGGGGGAACCCGGCTTGGTGGAGCCCGAGTTTGGGGACCTGTTCACCCCAGGACTGCTCCACTCTGTGGACAGCTACCTGCGAAGTGGCGAGGGCAGGGTCTGCGCGGTGTGCTTTGACTCAGACAGCTCTCGCTCTGGGATACCCTGTTGCTTCAGAGACGAGCATGTTCACAGCCTGATGTCTGGCACTAGGAAGTTTGTAAAGAAGCTAAGCCACATCAAGGTGGATTTCAGGAGGACAGAGTCTGGTCAGAAGCTGCAGAGCAAACTGAAGGAGTTCAGGGAGTATCAGAGACACTCTCCGACGTGGTTCGAGGACTGGCACCATGGACTGCAGGGAGCAGGGCTTCCCAAAACCACAGAAGACCCAAGCAAGGTGAGGCGTGATGCAGCTCTTCTACACGGCTCCGAGTCTGAGGCAACAGCCTTGGAGGACGCTAGCTGTTCCAGCAGCACAGGCCAGGCTGAAGAGGAGGAGATAGCGGAGATAGTGAAGATAGCAGAGATAGTGGAGACAGGGCTGCCATCTGGACAGATTGAAAACCCTCTTCTGCAGAGTCGCCTGTCTGTGTCCTCTGGGCACGGCAGTCTTTCCCTCCCAGAATCCCGACTCCTTCCTCCCAAACCTGAGCCATTTCAGGACAAGGAGCTGGGGGCCCAGGTGGCTTGTTGA
- the tomm6 gene encoding mitochondrial import receptor subunit TOM6 homolog, with translation MGPTEKKPARPAGIAGWIGAAYRFATDRNDFRRNVLINLGLFAAGVWVAKNLSDFDLTAPQPI, from the exons ATGGGACCAACTGAAAAGAAGCCGGCCAGACCAGCAGGGATCGCCGGGTGGATCGGAGCCGCGTACCGCTTTGCTACCGACAGGAACGACTTCAGAAG AAACGTGTTGATTAATTTGGGCCTGTTTGCTGCTGGCGTTTGGGTTGCCAAGAATTTGTCCGACTTCGATCTGACGGC
- the LOC121304695 gene encoding uncharacterized protein LOC121304695 isoform X4, giving the protein MRTVSYCLRPKIGCQRPQAGEWTSSPYKLAVSIIYLEDRKGPGLQINFSLAPDANLLHVNRTVIEISMADRRHCATLQYTGSFTAQVNHRGEPWSFSYIACMTVKPGQSLSVSLYNMPYGYQPLTRSLQLPDCENPLMKEYAGELCPAILIHSRLSRGVLNVTYSSSLADPSYLVSLCVWNAHFCSSEDASTLAAPVKVAGQENSVIFHNITALPCLCIWVISKMPGLHHEGQDCPFRARFHLDVKVQPGPHSLLLQLSGFPRPCSLLLQTLLLHTDRGSGLLLNLTQPQDILVSGPHSQEFPLPPSLQYSWPVCIKVWAENIYKVPARIHCTSPVVAGRTGSRWLGVLPLFLVLVTVAACLLLHWKYKRKSSLFWELQRENMQLQQRVHSVRVLLLCSWDHPFFQAVVESLALFLHEECHCHVALDMWDRRGIAKLGPKAWLSEQLAVADRVVLVWSRGASLKWEAWSSGLEGEPGLVEPEFGDLFTPGLLHSVDSYLRSGEGRVCAVCFDSDSSRSGIPCCFRDEHVHSLMSGTRKFVKKLSHIKVDFRRTESGQKLQSKLKEFREYQRHSPTWFEDWHHGLQGAGLPKTTEDPSKVRRDAALLHGSESEATALEDASCSSSTGQAEEEEIAEIVKIAEIVETGLPSGQIENPLLQSRLSVSSGHGSLSLPESRLLPPKPEPFQDKELGAQVAC; this is encoded by the exons ATGAGAACAGTCTCCTATTGTCTCAGACCCAAGATCG GCTGCCAGAGACCCCAGGCTGGAGAGTGGACGTCCTCTCCCTATAAGCTCGCCGTCTCCATCATCTACCTGGAGGACAGAAAAGGGCCTGGCCTGCAGATCAACTTCTCCCTGGCGCCAGATG CTAACCTCCTGCACGTGAACAGGACAGTGATCGAGATCTCCATGGCAGACAGGAGACACTGCGCGACGCTGCAGTACACAGGGAGCTTCACTGCACAGGTCAACCACAGGGGGGAGCCG TGGAGTTTCTCCTACATCGCCTGCATGACAGTGAAGCCTGGCCAGAGTCTGTCCGTCAGTCTGTACAACATGCCCTACGGGTACCAGCCCCTCACCCGCAGCCTGCAGCTGCCCG ACTGTGAAAACCCTCTGATGAAGGAATATGCTGGGGAGTTGTGCCCTG CTATCCTGATCCACAGCAGGCTGAGCCGGGGGGTGCTGAATGTCACCTACTCCAGCTCTCTGGCTGACCCCTCCTACCTCGTCTCACTGTGTGTCTGGAACGCACACTTCTGCAGCAGCGAGGACGCCAGCACCCTCGCC GCTCCGGTCAAGGTTGCTGGGCAAGAGAACAGTGTCATCTTCCACAACATTACAGCCCTGCCCTGCCTGTGCATTTGG gtcATCTCCAAGATGCCCGGTCTGCACCACGAAGGTCAGGACTGCCCTTTCAGGG CCCGTTTCCACCTGGATGTGAAGGTGCAGCCTGGACCTCACTCTCTGCTCCTGCAGCTCTCTGGCTTCCCCAGGCCCTGCTCCCTTCTGCTCCAGACTCTACTGCTCCACACGGACCGGGGTTCTGGACTGCTCCTCAACCTCACCCAGCCACAGGACATTCTG GTATCTGGTCCCCATTCTCAGGAGTTCCCCCTGCCTCCCTCTCTACAGTACAGCTGGCCTGTCTGCATCAag GTTTGGGCGGAGAATATCTACAAAGTGCCTGCGAGAATTCACTGCACCAGCCCCG TGGTGGCAGGCCGGACTGGTTCCAGGTGGCTTGGAGTTCTGCCCCTCTTCTTGGTGCTGGTCACCGTCGCAGCGTGCCTGCTTCTGCACTGGAAGT ACAAGCGAAAGTCCAGTCTGTTTTGGGAGCTCCAGAGAGAGAACATGCAGCTCCAGCAGCGTGTCCACTCAG TGCGAgtgctgctgctctgctcctgggaTCACCCTTTCTTCCAGGCTGTGGTAGAGTCCCTGGCCCTCTTCCTGCATGAGGAGTGCCACTGTCACGTGGCCCTGGATATGTGGGACCGCCGTGGCATAGCGAAGCTGGGCCCCAAGGCATGGTTGAGCGAGCAGCTGGCTGTGGCAGACAGAGTGGTTCTCGTCTGGTCCAGAGGAGCCTCCCTGAAGTGGGAGGCGTGGAGCTCGGGGCTGGAGGGGGAACCCGGCTTGGTGGAGCCCGAGTTTGGGGACCTGTTCACCCCAGGACTGCTCCACTCTGTGGACAGCTACCTGCGAAGTGGCGAGGGCAGGGTCTGCGCGGTGTGCTTTGACTCAGACAGCTCTCGCTCTGGGATACCCTGTTGCTTCAGAGACGAGCATGTTCACAGCCTGATGTCTGGCACTAGGAAGTTTGTAAAGAAGCTAAGCCACATCAAGGTGGATTTCAGGAGGACAGAGTCTGGTCAGAAGCTGCAGAGCAAACTGAAGGAGTTCAGGGAGTATCAGAGACACTCTCCGACGTGGTTCGAGGACTGGCACCATGGACTGCAGGGAGCAGGGCTTCCCAAAACCACAGAAGACCCAAGCAAGGTGAGGCGTGATGCAGCTCTTCTACACGGCTCCGAGTCTGAGGCAACAGCCTTGGAGGACGCTAGCTGTTCCAGCAGCACAGGCCAGGCTGAAGAGGAGGAGATAGCGGAGATAGTGAAGATAGCAGAGATAGTGGAGACAGGGCTGCCATCTGGACAGATTGAAAACCCTCTTCTGCAGAGTCGCCTGTCTGTGTCCTCTGGGCACGGCAGTCTTTCCCTCCCAGAATCCCGACTCCTTCCTCCCAAACCTGAGCCATTTCAGGACAAGGAGCTGGGGGCCCAGGTGGCTTGTTGA
- the LOC121304695 gene encoding uncharacterized protein LOC121304695 isoform X2, translating into MRAGGTVFGALLLLWGPVSLTQVSVCEGSPEGGFTPELVEVHNRSVLRCINSCSQKNLSCYLVEGCQRPQAGEWTSSPYKLAVSIIYLEDRKGPGLQINFSLAPDANLLHVNRTVIEISMADRRHCATLQYTGSFTAQWSFSYIACMTVKPGQSLSVSLYNMPYGYQPLTRSLQLPDCENPLMKEYAGELCPAILIHSRLSRGVLNVTYSSSLADPSYLVSLCVWNAHFCSSEDASTLAAPVKVAGQENSVIFHNITALPCLCIWVISKMPGLHHEGQDCPFRARFHLDVKVQPGPHSLLLQLSGFPRPCSLLLQTLLLHTDRGSGLLLNLTQPQDILVSGPHSQEFPLPPSLQYSWPVCIKVWAENIYKVPARIHCTSPVVAGRTGSRWLGVLPLFLVLVTVAACLLLHWKYKRKSSLFWELQRENMQLQQRVHSVRVLLLCSWDHPFFQAVVESLALFLHEECHCHVALDMWDRRGIAKLGPKAWLSEQLAVADRVVLVWSRGASLKWEAWSSGLEGEPGLVEPEFGDLFTPGLLHSVDSYLRSGEGRVCAVCFDSDSSRSGIPCCFRDEHVHSLMSGTRKFVKKLSHIKVDFRRTESGQKLQSKLKEFREYQRHSPTWFEDWHHGLQGAGLPKTTEDPSKVRRDAALLHGSESEATALEDASCSSSTGQAEEEEIAEIVKIAEIVETGLPSGQIENPLLQSRLSVSSGHGSLSLPESRLLPPKPEPFQDKELGAQVAC; encoded by the exons ATGAGAGCTGGTGGCACAGTGTTCGGGGCTCTGCTGCTGCTCTGGGGCCCTGTCTCACTGACCCAGGTCTCTGTTTGTGAGGGGAGCCCTGAAGGAGGTTTCACACCGGAGCTGGTCGAGGTGCACAACCGATCAGTCTTGAGATGCATCAACAGCTGCTCCCAGAAG AACCTGTCCTGTTACCTTGTTGAAG GCTGCCAGAGACCCCAGGCTGGAGAGTGGACGTCCTCTCCCTATAAGCTCGCCGTCTCCATCATCTACCTGGAGGACAGAAAAGGGCCTGGCCTGCAGATCAACTTCTCCCTGGCGCCAGATG CTAACCTCCTGCACGTGAACAGGACAGTGATCGAGATCTCCATGGCAGACAGGAGACACTGCGCGACGCTGCAGTACACAGGGAGCTTCACTGCACAG TGGAGTTTCTCCTACATCGCCTGCATGACAGTGAAGCCTGGCCAGAGTCTGTCCGTCAGTCTGTACAACATGCCCTACGGGTACCAGCCCCTCACCCGCAGCCTGCAGCTGCCCG ACTGTGAAAACCCTCTGATGAAGGAATATGCTGGGGAGTTGTGCCCTG CTATCCTGATCCACAGCAGGCTGAGCCGGGGGGTGCTGAATGTCACCTACTCCAGCTCTCTGGCTGACCCCTCCTACCTCGTCTCACTGTGTGTCTGGAACGCACACTTCTGCAGCAGCGAGGACGCCAGCACCCTCGCC GCTCCGGTCAAGGTTGCTGGGCAAGAGAACAGTGTCATCTTCCACAACATTACAGCCCTGCCCTGCCTGTGCATTTGG gtcATCTCCAAGATGCCCGGTCTGCACCACGAAGGTCAGGACTGCCCTTTCAGGG CCCGTTTCCACCTGGATGTGAAGGTGCAGCCTGGACCTCACTCTCTGCTCCTGCAGCTCTCTGGCTTCCCCAGGCCCTGCTCCCTTCTGCTCCAGACTCTACTGCTCCACACGGACCGGGGTTCTGGACTGCTCCTCAACCTCACCCAGCCACAGGACATTCTG GTATCTGGTCCCCATTCTCAGGAGTTCCCCCTGCCTCCCTCTCTACAGTACAGCTGGCCTGTCTGCATCAag GTTTGGGCGGAGAATATCTACAAAGTGCCTGCGAGAATTCACTGCACCAGCCCCG TGGTGGCAGGCCGGACTGGTTCCAGGTGGCTTGGAGTTCTGCCCCTCTTCTTGGTGCTGGTCACCGTCGCAGCGTGCCTGCTTCTGCACTGGAAGT ACAAGCGAAAGTCCAGTCTGTTTTGGGAGCTCCAGAGAGAGAACATGCAGCTCCAGCAGCGTGTCCACTCAG TGCGAgtgctgctgctctgctcctgggaTCACCCTTTCTTCCAGGCTGTGGTAGAGTCCCTGGCCCTCTTCCTGCATGAGGAGTGCCACTGTCACGTGGCCCTGGATATGTGGGACCGCCGTGGCATAGCGAAGCTGGGCCCCAAGGCATGGTTGAGCGAGCAGCTGGCTGTGGCAGACAGAGTGGTTCTCGTCTGGTCCAGAGGAGCCTCCCTGAAGTGGGAGGCGTGGAGCTCGGGGCTGGAGGGGGAACCCGGCTTGGTGGAGCCCGAGTTTGGGGACCTGTTCACCCCAGGACTGCTCCACTCTGTGGACAGCTACCTGCGAAGTGGCGAGGGCAGGGTCTGCGCGGTGTGCTTTGACTCAGACAGCTCTCGCTCTGGGATACCCTGTTGCTTCAGAGACGAGCATGTTCACAGCCTGATGTCTGGCACTAGGAAGTTTGTAAAGAAGCTAAGCCACATCAAGGTGGATTTCAGGAGGACAGAGTCTGGTCAGAAGCTGCAGAGCAAACTGAAGGAGTTCAGGGAGTATCAGAGACACTCTCCGACGTGGTTCGAGGACTGGCACCATGGACTGCAGGGAGCAGGGCTTCCCAAAACCACAGAAGACCCAAGCAAGGTGAGGCGTGATGCAGCTCTTCTACACGGCTCCGAGTCTGAGGCAACAGCCTTGGAGGACGCTAGCTGTTCCAGCAGCACAGGCCAGGCTGAAGAGGAGGAGATAGCGGAGATAGTGAAGATAGCAGAGATAGTGGAGACAGGGCTGCCATCTGGACAGATTGAAAACCCTCTTCTGCAGAGTCGCCTGTCTGTGTCCTCTGGGCACGGCAGTCTTTCCCTCCCAGAATCCCGACTCCTTCCTCCCAAACCTGAGCCATTTCAGGACAAGGAGCTGGGGGCCCAGGTGGCTTGTTGA